One region of Streptomyces leeuwenhoekii genomic DNA includes:
- a CDS encoding GAF domain-containing protein, with protein MTPDVTKAARMVAEAAADVPVEEIPRRVCAAVGEGLGMDGATLSLLTDTPSRQLLAASNDAALLLEEIQFTVVEGPCIAAAHRGEPVAVDDLRAGVSSWPLFGASMREKLPQVESVYALPVFFGDYVLGSIDLFALRTHALEEEALEEASLVADAVTAALLSTRDMILTGARAPAWEPEEVVRAHWFDTARAVGAVAATRGLTPENALALMRAEAFRTGGTLADITRDILRQPPGAPWPPGTG; from the coding sequence ATGACGCCCGATGTGACGAAGGCGGCGCGGATGGTCGCGGAGGCCGCGGCCGACGTGCCCGTCGAAGAGATCCCCCGGCGGGTGTGCGCGGCGGTGGGCGAGGGGCTCGGGATGGACGGAGCCACCCTGTCGCTGCTCACCGACACCCCCTCCCGCCAACTGCTCGCCGCCTCGAACGACGCCGCGCTGCTGCTGGAGGAGATCCAGTTCACGGTGGTGGAGGGGCCCTGCATCGCCGCCGCCCACCGGGGCGAGCCCGTGGCGGTGGACGACCTGCGCGCCGGGGTGTCGTCCTGGCCCCTGTTCGGCGCGAGCATGCGGGAGAAACTGCCGCAGGTCGAGTCGGTCTACGCGCTGCCCGTCTTTTTCGGCGACTACGTCCTCGGCTCCATCGACCTGTTCGCCCTGCGCACGCACGCCCTGGAGGAGGAGGCGCTGGAAGAGGCGTCCCTCGTCGCCGACGCGGTGACCGCGGCCCTGCTGTCCACCCGCGACATGATCCTCACCGGAGCCCGGGCCCCGGCCTGGGAGCCGGAGGAGGTGGTCCGCGCCCACTGGTTCGACACCGCCCGTGCCGTCGGCGCCGTGGCGGCGACACGGGGACTGACCCCCGAGAACGCGCTCGCCCTGATGCGCGCCGAAGCCTTCCGCACCGGCGGAACGCTGGCCGACATCACCCGGGACATCCTGCGGCAGCCGCCCGGCGCACCGTGGCCGCCCGGCACGGGGTGA
- a CDS encoding HAD family hydrolase: MITQALSLSGWSPEAVVFDCDGTLVDNERHWQEARRRAFGAFGLTPPPGFAERAKGVHYADCGRLMAEETQKPELAADLTRALLEHFLALVADDPVTMPGAGELVRLLSGRVPLAVASNCPLEVVEESLAQAGLLRHFQHVVVPSGTSLDPGGGFPPVNGAGIVRPKPWPDVYATAARLCGVRPGAALAFEDSLTGVDSACRAGLRVVGVGPRPAEVDAARADLWVETLRAPDLLTWIRARVLGQD; encoded by the coding sequence GTGATCACACAAGCGCTTTCCCTCTCCGGCTGGTCCCCCGAGGCCGTCGTCTTCGACTGCGACGGCACCCTGGTGGACAACGAACGTCACTGGCAGGAGGCCCGGCGCCGGGCGTTCGGCGCCTTCGGGCTGACGCCCCCGCCCGGATTCGCCGAGCGGGCCAAGGGGGTGCACTACGCCGACTGCGGGCGGCTGATGGCCGAGGAGACCCAGAAACCGGAGCTGGCCGCCGACCTCACGAGGGCGTTGCTGGAACACTTCCTGGCGCTCGTCGCCGACGATCCCGTGACGATGCCCGGCGCCGGCGAGCTGGTACGGCTGCTCTCCGGCCGGGTGCCGCTCGCGGTGGCCAGCAACTGCCCCCTGGAGGTGGTGGAGGAGAGCCTCGCCCAGGCGGGTCTGCTCCGGCACTTCCAGCACGTCGTCGTGCCCTCCGGCACCTCGCTGGACCCCGGCGGGGGGTTCCCGCCGGTCAACGGGGCGGGCATCGTGCGCCCCAAGCCCTGGCCGGACGTCTACGCGACCGCGGCACGCCTCTGCGGCGTCCGGCCGGGGGCGGCGCTGGCGTTCGAGGACTCCCTGACCGGCGTCGACTCCGCGTGCCGGGCGGGGCTGCGGGTGGTCGGCGTGGGCCCCCGGCCCGCCGAGGTGGACGCCGCGCGGGCCGACCTGTGGGTGGAGACACTGCGCGCGCCGGACCTGCTCACGTGGATCCGGGCGCGGGTGCTCGGACAGGACTAG
- a CDS encoding MFS transporter codes for MPARSLWSNRDFSVFWAVQALSEVGNAFSLVAVPLLVLHTTGSAAQMGLLTAVAGAASLLTGLVGGAWADRYDRRRLLMLCDAARLVLYGAIPLCWALNPQIWLLYVVMGLASAFEMLFKITYVTAVPNLVDKDQIVAANGRLEATNAIAYIAGPALAGVVSGFFGPTAAVAINAGSFGISLIGLALIRLRPTGRPPGDDPHGAATRAHDLRSGFRTGAAFLWRTPVLRALTALLTVTTFLSLGMTDVFIYHLRHGLGQDERTVGYVLALAGVGTCVAAAATAGLRRSWGFGRCWIGSMTLCAVATLALGTFGQVPVAAVTIFLYSFGMALAGVCSMSLRQEVTPDHLLGRVTSAFWTIHSSLAPLGAALLTALAGRLGTRGPLTGVAVVFLAVAAAAAFTPIRQRHPERTAVPPAHPPRTEPAPAREERHGDDAEARR; via the coding sequence ATGCCCGCGCGTTCGCTCTGGTCCAACCGGGACTTCTCCGTCTTCTGGGCGGTACAGGCACTGTCCGAGGTCGGCAACGCCTTCTCGCTGGTGGCCGTACCGCTGCTGGTGCTGCACACCACCGGCTCGGCGGCCCAGATGGGGCTGCTGACCGCCGTGGCCGGCGCCGCCTCGCTGCTCACCGGACTGGTGGGCGGCGCCTGGGCCGACCGCTACGACCGGCGGCGACTGCTGATGCTGTGCGACGCCGCCCGCCTGGTGCTCTACGGGGCGATCCCGCTCTGCTGGGCGCTGAACCCGCAGATCTGGCTGCTGTACGTGGTGATGGGCCTGGCGTCGGCCTTCGAGATGCTGTTCAAGATCACCTACGTCACCGCCGTGCCCAACCTCGTCGACAAGGACCAGATCGTCGCGGCCAACGGCCGCCTGGAGGCGACCAACGCGATCGCCTACATCGCCGGACCCGCCCTGGCCGGCGTGGTGTCCGGCTTCTTCGGGCCCACGGCCGCGGTGGCGATCAACGCGGGCAGCTTCGGCATCTCCCTCATCGGCCTGGCCCTCATCAGGCTCAGGCCCACCGGGCGGCCCCCGGGCGACGATCCGCACGGCGCCGCCACCCGCGCACACGACCTGCGCTCCGGTTTCCGCACCGGCGCCGCCTTCCTGTGGCGTACACCGGTGCTGCGGGCGCTGACCGCCCTGCTGACGGTCACCACCTTCCTCAGCCTGGGCATGACCGACGTGTTCATCTATCACCTGCGGCACGGCCTGGGGCAGGACGAGCGCACCGTCGGCTACGTCCTGGCCCTGGCCGGCGTGGGCACCTGCGTGGCCGCCGCCGCCACCGCCGGGCTGCGCCGCTCCTGGGGCTTCGGCCGCTGCTGGATCGGGTCCATGACCCTGTGCGCGGTGGCGACGCTGGCCCTCGGCACCTTCGGGCAGGTGCCGGTGGCAGCCGTGACGATCTTCCTGTACTCCTTCGGCATGGCGCTGGCGGGCGTCTGCTCGATGTCCCTGCGCCAGGAGGTCACCCCGGACCACCTGCTCGGGCGCGTCACCTCCGCCTTCTGGACGATCCACAGCAGCCTGGCGCCCCTCGGCGCGGCCCTGCTGACCGCCCTGGCCGGACGGCTGGGCACCCGCGGCCCCCTGACCGGCGTGGCCGTCGTCTTCCTGGCCGTGGCCGCCGCGGCCGCCTTCACCCCCATCCGGCAGCGCCACCCCGAGCGCACCGCCGTACCGCCCGCGCATCCGCCCCGGACCGAGCCGGCACCAGCGAGAGAGGAGAGACACGGGGATGACGCCGAAGCCCGGCGATGA
- a CDS encoding prolyl oligopeptidase family serine peptidase produces the protein MAADARNPLTGGHAPLPSTTSETGPRYPAPSRAGHAAEPTTTPPDGARPPGPPAADEAGGSGDGADGSRIHAPDGPPPPAADGAPAQAADGPHALIDPASWVPQGPQPRAEDRAPHRAPAGPPSRGPLAAPEPLLLPDTAAAHDIPHPLIAHGCWYPSADPSGRHVAFICDRAGVPQLWTGPVDGPEAQLLDSDPDPVIEVSWSPDGRWIAYTTAPEGGEHTRVLCVRPDGSGRRVLAGAEPGSSAHLGCWRHDGSAIAVTVAEPSPTGLEEGEADTALWRAGAGTAVSSHPPGWAARDGRALLLGGAPPGPAARPFAIGPGGPAAADDRTAPDQPPPLTLSTYLVDPESVSAPVFLSSERGAATLRVCDVSRDGRLALLRRGPRGRREALVVRTDDLRVTCAVPVADGDPWIGGFAPDGRTLWLRSDHGREFAALYAVRLDPHGGRQHLTVAAERPDCGLELLALDHDGRGAALSWNARGVSELEILTLEAANGASSPSSTAGQVSAPRTPDVSLPAGPSASRAVPLPHEVVTRIAPTRDPDGPIVALSGSQRRPGVWWLPQGTPLRTPWSSRDEDVAPGTRTPVRPVAMRPVARDGLTLGGWYYRAPGRSPGDPAPCVIHLHGGPEEQERPEFSPVYHELLGRGLDVFAPDVRGSSGYGRSYVDADLGRGRFAAIEDVADCAAHVVLAGLADPRRLAVMGRSYGGYLTMASLVWHPELFRTGVAVCGMSDFATFFAGTEPWIAQSAAHKYGHPERDRDLLRALSPMSRVDELRAPVLAVHGEHDTNVPPGESEQFVRAARERGVEAELLVLHHEGHDFRRADNRRLFRRAAADWIERHLAV, from the coding sequence ATGGCTGCAGACGCACGGAATCCACTGACCGGCGGCCACGCCCCGCTGCCCTCCACGACCTCGGAGACGGGGCCGCGGTACCCGGCCCCGTCCCGGGCCGGACATGCGGCGGAGCCGACGACCACCCCGCCGGACGGCGCCAGGCCGCCCGGCCCGCCCGCCGCGGACGAGGCCGGCGGCAGCGGGGACGGCGCGGACGGCTCGCGGATCCACGCCCCGGACGGCCCGCCGCCCCCGGCCGCGGACGGCGCACCGGCCCAGGCCGCGGACGGCCCCCACGCCCTGATCGATCCGGCGTCCTGGGTGCCGCAAGGCCCGCAGCCCCGCGCCGAGGACCGTGCGCCCCACCGGGCCCCGGCCGGCCCGCCGTCCCGGGGACCGCTGGCCGCCCCGGAACCCCTGCTCCTGCCGGACACCGCCGCGGCCCACGACATCCCGCACCCGCTCATCGCCCATGGCTGCTGGTACCCCTCCGCCGACCCCAGCGGCCGGCACGTCGCCTTCATCTGCGACCGGGCCGGCGTACCGCAACTGTGGACGGGACCGGTCGACGGCCCCGAGGCGCAGTTGCTGGACTCCGACCCCGACCCGGTGATCGAGGTGTCCTGGTCCCCGGACGGCAGGTGGATCGCGTACACCACCGCGCCCGAGGGCGGGGAGCACACCCGGGTGCTCTGTGTGCGCCCCGACGGCAGCGGGCGCCGGGTACTGGCCGGCGCCGAGCCGGGCAGCTCCGCCCATCTGGGCTGCTGGCGGCACGACGGTTCGGCGATCGCGGTGACCGTCGCCGAGCCGTCCCCCACCGGCCTGGAGGAGGGCGAGGCGGACACGGCGCTCTGGCGGGCCGGTGCCGGTACGGCTGTCTCCTCCCACCCGCCCGGCTGGGCCGCCCGGGACGGCCGCGCCCTGCTCCTGGGCGGAGCGCCGCCCGGCCCGGCCGCGCGCCCCTTCGCCATCGGGCCCGGCGGCCCGGCCGCGGCCGACGACCGCACGGCCCCCGACCAGCCGCCGCCCCTGACCCTGTCCACGTACCTCGTCGACCCGGAGAGCGTGTCCGCGCCCGTGTTCCTGTCGAGCGAGCGAGGCGCGGCCACCCTGCGCGTGTGCGACGTCAGCCGCGACGGCCGGCTGGCGCTGCTGCGCCGGGGCCCCCGGGGACGCCGGGAAGCCCTCGTCGTACGCACCGACGACCTGCGGGTCACCTGCGCGGTGCCGGTCGCCGACGGCGACCCCTGGATCGGCGGATTCGCACCGGACGGCCGGACGCTGTGGCTGCGCAGCGATCACGGCCGGGAGTTCGCCGCCCTGTACGCCGTCCGGCTCGACCCGCACGGCGGGCGGCAGCACCTCACCGTCGCCGCGGAACGCCCGGACTGCGGCCTCGAGCTGCTGGCCCTGGACCACGACGGACGCGGCGCCGCCCTCTCCTGGAACGCGCGGGGCGTCAGCGAGCTGGAGATCCTCACCCTGGAAGCCGCCAACGGCGCCTCCTCGCCCTCCTCCACCGCCGGGCAGGTGTCCGCGCCGCGGACGCCGGACGTGTCCCTCCCGGCCGGACCCAGCGCCTCCCGTGCCGTACCGCTGCCCCACGAGGTGGTCACGCGCATCGCGCCCACCCGCGACCCGGACGGCCCGATCGTGGCCCTGTCCGGGTCGCAGCGCCGCCCCGGCGTGTGGTGGCTGCCGCAGGGCACGCCCCTGCGCACCCCGTGGTCCTCCCGCGACGAGGACGTGGCCCCGGGCACCCGCACACCCGTCCGGCCCGTGGCGATGCGCCCCGTCGCCCGGGACGGCCTCACCCTCGGCGGCTGGTACTACCGTGCGCCGGGCCGCTCTCCCGGCGATCCCGCGCCCTGCGTCATCCACCTGCACGGCGGACCGGAGGAACAGGAGCGCCCCGAGTTCAGCCCCGTGTACCACGAGTTGCTGGGCCGGGGGCTGGACGTCTTCGCGCCCGACGTGCGCGGCTCGTCCGGCTACGGGCGCTCCTACGTCGACGCGGACCTCGGCAGGGGCCGGTTCGCCGCCATCGAGGACGTCGCCGACTGCGCGGCCCACGTGGTCCTGGCCGGACTGGCCGACCCGCGGCGGCTGGCCGTGATGGGCCGCTCCTACGGCGGCTACCTCACGATGGCCTCCCTGGTCTGGCACCCGGAGCTGTTCCGCACCGGCGTGGCGGTCTGCGGGATGTCGGACTTCGCGACCTTCTTCGCCGGCACCGAGCCGTGGATCGCCCAGTCCGCGGCCCACAAGTACGGCCATCCGGAGCGCGACCGCGACCTGCTGCGCGCCCTGTCGCCGATGAGCCGGGTCGACGAGCTGCGGGCCCCGGTGCTGGCCGTTCACGGCGAGCACGACACCAATGTGCCGCCCGGCGAGTCGGAGCAGTTCGTCCGCGCGGCCAGGGAGCGCGGGGTGGAGGCGGAACTCCTCGTCCTGCACCACGAGGGCCACGACTTCCGGCGGGCCGACAACCGCCGCCTGTTCCGCCGGGCGGCGGCGGACTGGATCGAACGGCACCTGGCGGTCTGA
- a CDS encoding LysR family transcriptional regulator, whose product MERDELECFLILAEELHFGRTADRMRLSRARVSQLVQRLERRVGAPLFTRTSRRVALTSLGRRLRADLEPHHRAIEAALERAAATARGIDTVLHVGFSNPLTGEIVMKATEALRLSHPGLAVEICEVPLADPYGQLRKGEFDVQVTELPVREKDLGEGPTLLAEDRVLAIGSAHPLAARSSVSLEDLAGVPLLTIAGQVPDYWLEHHVPARTPSGRPIARGPGVTNMQEALTLVAGGKGALLAPAHTATYYARPGVAYLPFADAEPTGYGLVWRAGDATGAVRTFAGAVREAARELARKDTRAVASAGRAAAPGG is encoded by the coding sequence ATGGAACGCGATGAACTGGAGTGCTTCCTCATCCTCGCCGAGGAGTTGCACTTCGGTCGTACGGCCGACCGGATGCGGCTGTCCCGGGCCCGGGTCAGCCAGCTCGTGCAACGGCTCGAACGCCGCGTGGGCGCCCCGCTGTTCACGCGCACCAGCCGCCGAGTCGCCCTCACCTCGCTCGGCCGGCGGCTGCGCGCCGACCTCGAACCGCACCACCGCGCCATCGAGGCAGCCCTGGAGCGGGCCGCCGCCACCGCGCGCGGCATCGACACCGTGCTGCACGTCGGCTTCTCCAACCCGCTGACCGGCGAGATCGTCATGAAGGCGACGGAGGCGCTGCGCCTCAGCCACCCGGGACTCGCCGTGGAGATCTGCGAGGTGCCGCTCGCCGATCCTTACGGGCAGCTCCGCAAGGGGGAGTTCGACGTCCAGGTCACGGAACTGCCCGTACGGGAGAAGGATCTGGGCGAGGGGCCCACGCTGCTCGCGGAGGACCGCGTCCTCGCGATCGGCTCGGCCCATCCGCTCGCCGCCCGGTCGTCGGTGTCCCTGGAGGACCTGGCTGGCGTGCCGCTGCTCACGATCGCCGGGCAGGTGCCCGACTACTGGCTGGAGCATCACGTCCCGGCCCGCACACCCAGCGGCCGGCCGATCGCCCGCGGGCCCGGCGTGACCAACATGCAGGAGGCGCTGACGCTGGTCGCCGGCGGCAAGGGCGCGCTGCTCGCGCCCGCGCACACGGCGACGTACTACGCGCGCCCCGGTGTGGCCTACCTCCCCTTCGCGGACGCGGAGCCGACCGGCTACGGCCTGGTGTGGCGGGCCGGGGACGCCACCGGCGCGGTGCGGACCTTCGCCGGAGCCGTCCGCGAGGCGGCGAGGGAGCTGGCGCGGAAGGATACCCGCGCGGTGGCATCGGCGGGCCGCGCCGCGGCTCCAGGAGGGTGA
- a CDS encoding dihydroxyacetone kinase subunit DhaK, which yields MASYFENGSDALVPDALQGFALAHADLVALDPGHGFLLARDTAPARRVALLSGGGAGHEPMHAGYVGRGMLDAACPGRVFASPHNRQIYEASLAAARPGGVLHIVKNYTGDRINFGIAAERLAHRGVPCARVLVDDDLASDSGEVGTGRRGTGGTVLVEKILGAAADTGAGLDDLQRLGSRLAARCRTLAVASAAHTSPTLGEPAFRLGPDEIEYGVGIHGERARRTAEKGPLGPLVERMTGELLAALAPEPGCALLTLVNGLGAVTPLELYAVHGELVRVLGAHGLAPARCLVGNYATALDMRGFSLTLLVAEPSDLAHYDAPVHTAALRW from the coding sequence ATGGCCTCGTACTTCGAGAACGGCAGCGATGCCCTGGTACCCGACGCACTGCAGGGCTTCGCCCTGGCCCATGCCGACCTGGTCGCCCTCGACCCCGGCCACGGCTTTCTCCTCGCCCGCGACACCGCTCCCGCCCGGCGGGTGGCCCTGCTCTCCGGCGGCGGAGCGGGACACGAGCCGATGCACGCCGGATACGTCGGCCGGGGCATGCTGGACGCCGCCTGCCCGGGCCGCGTCTTCGCCTCCCCGCACAACCGCCAGATCTACGAGGCGTCCCTCGCCGCCGCCCGGCCCGGCGGAGTCCTGCACATCGTCAAGAACTACACCGGCGACCGCATCAACTTCGGCATCGCCGCCGAACGCCTCGCCCACCGCGGCGTCCCCTGCGCCCGCGTCCTGGTCGACGACGACCTCGCCTCCGACTCCGGCGAGGTCGGCACCGGGCGCCGGGGCACCGGCGGCACCGTCCTGGTGGAGAAGATCCTCGGCGCCGCGGCCGACACCGGCGCCGGACTCGACGACCTCCAGCGGCTCGGCAGCCGCCTCGCCGCCCGCTGCCGCACACTCGCCGTCGCCTCCGCAGCGCACACCTCTCCCACCCTGGGGGAGCCCGCCTTCCGCCTCGGCCCCGACGAGATCGAGTACGGGGTCGGCATCCACGGGGAACGGGCCCGGCGCACCGCCGAGAAGGGCCCCCTCGGTCCGCTCGTGGAGCGCATGACCGGCGAGCTCCTCGCCGCGCTCGCCCCCGAGCCGGGCTGCGCCCTCCTCACCCTGGTCAACGGTCTGGGCGCCGTGACCCCCCTGGAGCTGTACGCGGTCCACGGCGAACTCGTGCGGGTCCTCGGCGCGCACGGCCTCGCCCCCGCCCGCTGCCTCGTCGGCAACTACGCGACCGCCCTCGACATGCGGGGCTTCTCGCTCACCCTGCTCGTCGCGGAGCCGTCCGACCTCGCCCACTACGACGCGCCCGTCCACACCGCCGCCCTGCGCTGGTGA
- the dhaL gene encoding dihydroxyacetone kinase subunit DhaL, with product MTTTARDTLSADAWIRRFAASVRATEAQLTALDQQVGDGDFGSNLAAGTTAALARLDSLSSPDDAACLEAAADAFLDEIGGTSGPLFGLLLQSLAATLKSSGATTAALAEGVADGLAAIRRVGGAAPGDKTLVDALAPAAEALRSASGTAPPARALADAAESAWRGVRETARLRARMGRSSYLGERAEGVPDPGAVGVGLFFASAGGVVRDLDPHLG from the coding sequence ATGACGACCACCGCCCGCGACACCCTGTCCGCCGATGCCTGGATACGGCGGTTCGCCGCATCGGTCCGCGCCACCGAAGCCCAGCTCACCGCCTTGGACCAGCAGGTCGGCGACGGCGACTTCGGCAGCAACCTCGCGGCCGGCACCACCGCCGCCCTCGCCCGCCTCGACTCCCTGTCCTCTCCGGACGACGCCGCCTGCCTGGAGGCCGCCGCGGACGCCTTCCTCGACGAGATAGGCGGCACCAGCGGACCCCTGTTCGGCCTGCTGCTCCAGTCGCTGGCCGCCACGCTGAAGTCCTCGGGCGCCACCACCGCGGCCCTGGCCGAGGGGGTTGCCGACGGGCTCGCCGCCATCCGGCGCGTCGGCGGCGCCGCCCCCGGCGACAAGACCCTCGTCGACGCCCTCGCCCCCGCCGCCGAGGCCCTGCGCTCGGCTTCCGGTACCGCCCCGCCCGCCCGCGCGCTGGCCGACGCCGCCGAGTCCGCCTGGCGGGGCGTACGCGAGACCGCCAGGCTGCGGGCGAGGATGGGCCGGTCCAGCTATCTGGGCGAGCGCGCCGAGGGCGTTCCCGACCCGGGTGCGGTCGGGGTGGGCCTGTTCTTCGCGTCGGCCGGCGGCGTCGTGCGGGACCTGGACCCGCACCTCGGGTGA
- a CDS encoding MbtH family protein — MTPKPGDDDRLYEVVVNHEEQYSLWPADRDDPAGWSDAGRTGPRSDCLAPIKEVWTAMRPPRPRHRPEACGQPGPAAPDTGGAG, encoded by the coding sequence ATGACGCCGAAGCCCGGCGATGACGACCGGCTGTACGAGGTCGTGGTCAACCACGAGGAGCAGTACTCCCTCTGGCCCGCCGACCGGGACGACCCGGCCGGCTGGTCGGACGCGGGCAGGACCGGCCCCAGGAGCGACTGCCTCGCCCCCATCAAGGAGGTGTGGACCGCCATGCGCCCGCCGCGTCCGCGCCACCGCCCGGAAGCCTGCGGGCAGCCCGGGCCGGCCGCACCGGACACCGGCGGCGCGGGCTGA
- a CDS encoding MFS transporter encodes MSPQKAAGALSARERGVLLVLCGAIFLEGIDVAMLNVALPSIRADLGLSTGSLQWVMSAYVLGYGGFMLVGGRAADLFGRRRMFVCWLLVFLLFSGLGGFATEEWMLIVARFVTGVAAAFMTPAGLSLITTSFEEGPRRNKALLFYSGTAAGGFSIGLVVGGLLTSVGWRWVFFAPVALSALILPAALAFVPRQPRAGRAGRSIDLTGGLTITAAVVLLVLGVERATHTSPAWTAGTLGAGLAFLVAFVVTERRAASPLVRLGLFRNGALVRANLAGLLFAAGFFGFQFLVVLYLQELRDWSTLQTSFAMIVVGVDAVLSPLLTPRLVNRFGNARVILGGLLLASLSYALFLPVGADWTYLAMFPSLIVLGVAFSLAYGPLTIVATEGVREEEQGLAGGLLYTSFQFGAAIGLSTVSAVNVAATASTSPAALLDGYRAALWVPLAAALLASLIGAFGLRGRPAATVVASGGSADHPAEVPVSR; translated from the coding sequence ATGAGTCCACAGAAAGCGGCGGGTGCCCTGAGCGCACGCGAACGGGGCGTGCTGCTCGTCCTGTGCGGCGCGATCTTCCTGGAGGGCATCGATGTGGCCATGCTCAACGTGGCCCTGCCGTCCATCCGCGCCGACCTCGGCCTGTCCACCGGCTCCCTGCAGTGGGTGATGAGCGCCTACGTCCTCGGATACGGCGGCTTCATGCTGGTCGGCGGGCGCGCCGCCGACCTGTTCGGGCGGCGGCGGATGTTCGTCTGCTGGCTCCTGGTCTTCCTGCTCTTCTCGGGACTGGGCGGTTTCGCCACCGAGGAGTGGATGCTGATCGTCGCCCGGTTCGTCACCGGAGTGGCCGCCGCCTTCATGACACCGGCCGGCCTGTCCCTCATCACCACGAGCTTCGAAGAGGGCCCCCGGCGCAACAAGGCCCTGCTGTTCTACTCCGGCACGGCGGCCGGCGGCTTCTCGATCGGCCTGGTCGTCGGCGGGCTGCTCACCTCGGTCGGATGGCGCTGGGTGTTCTTCGCCCCGGTCGCGCTGTCCGCGCTGATCCTGCCCGCGGCGCTCGCCTTCGTGCCCCGGCAGCCGCGTGCCGGCCGCGCTGGCCGGAGCATCGACCTGACCGGCGGCCTCACCATCACCGCCGCCGTCGTCCTGCTGGTCCTCGGCGTGGAGCGCGCCACGCACACCAGTCCCGCCTGGACCGCCGGCACCCTCGGCGCGGGTCTCGCCTTCCTCGTCGCGTTCGTCGTCACGGAACGGCGCGCGGCGTCCCCACTGGTCCGCCTCGGTCTCTTCCGCAACGGTGCCCTGGTCCGCGCCAATCTGGCCGGGCTGCTCTTCGCGGCGGGCTTCTTCGGCTTCCAGTTCCTGGTCGTGCTCTACCTCCAGGAGCTGCGCGACTGGTCGACCCTGCAGACCAGTTTCGCGATGATCGTCGTCGGTGTCGACGCGGTCCTCTCCCCGCTCCTGACGCCGCGGCTGGTGAACCGCTTCGGCAACGCCCGGGTGATCCTCGGCGGGCTGCTTCTGGCCTCGCTGTCGTACGCCCTGTTCCTGCCGGTCGGCGCCGACTGGACCTACCTGGCGATGTTCCCCAGTCTGATCGTCCTCGGGGTCGCCTTCTCCCTTGCCTACGGCCCGCTCACCATCGTCGCCACCGAGGGCGTACGGGAGGAGGAGCAGGGCCTGGCCGGCGGACTGCTCTACACCTCCTTCCAGTTCGGCGCCGCGATCGGCCTGTCCACCGTCAGCGCCGTCAACGTCGCGGCCACCGCCTCGACTTCGCCCGCCGCGCTGCTCGACGGCTACCGGGCGGCCCTGTGGGTCCCGCTCGCCGCGGCGCTGCTCGCCTCGCTGATCGGTGCCTTCGGTCTGCGCGGCCGGCCGGCTGCCACGGTGGTGGCGTCGGGCGGATCCGCCGACCACCCCGCCGAGGTCCCCGTCTCTCGCTGA
- a CDS encoding acetoacetate decarboxylase family protein, protein MTYPPEPWYLEGRLYLSVWLTPRHESAGILPPGVRPVTLAGRALVGTAWAVYEGDGVLRYREVLRAILVRRRCRPLVTITGIWVDSEESRAGGRALWGVPKEPAVFTVTGRDRFSARARAAHGRECAARFRALTRTSLRLPVAFRVAQIREGRLHITPVRCRGRIRPARASWDLGALGQGGGPRRPRPLLSLLYEDARMLFGDVPPHPVPGNRARGDG, encoded by the coding sequence ATGACGTATCCCCCGGAGCCGTGGTACCTCGAGGGCCGGCTGTACCTGTCCGTATGGCTGACGCCCCGGCATGAGAGCGCCGGCATACTGCCGCCGGGAGTGCGGCCGGTCACCCTGGCGGGGCGGGCCCTGGTGGGCACCGCCTGGGCCGTGTACGAGGGGGACGGCGTCCTGCGTTACCGGGAGGTGCTGCGGGCAATCCTCGTGCGGCGGCGCTGCCGTCCGCTGGTCACGATCACCGGCATTTGGGTGGACAGCGAGGAATCGCGGGCCGGGGGCCGCGCGCTGTGGGGCGTTCCGAAGGAGCCCGCCGTCTTCACGGTCACCGGCCGGGACAGGTTCTCGGCACGGGCACGGGCCGCGCACGGGCGGGAGTGCGCGGCGCGGTTCCGTGCCCTCACACGGACCTCCCTGCGTCTGCCCGTGGCGTTCCGCGTGGCGCAGATCCGGGAGGGCCGGCTCCACATCACCCCGGTCCGGTGCCGGGGCCGCATCCGCCCGGCACGCGCCTCCTGGGATCTCGGGGCGCTCGGCCAGGGCGGCGGACCGCGGCGGCCCCGCCCGCTGCTGAGCCTCCTCTACGAGGACGCCCGCATGCTGTTCGGCGACGTCCCGCCCCATCCGGTGCCCGGGAACCGAGCCCGCGGCGACGGGTGA